The genomic DNA tctattctatttataaaatttctTGCGGGCCGAATTAAAAATGGGCCGCGGGccgtagtttggacacccctgctatagacattagcacacactccaacaggttttcatcctctagagtcacttggatgacaatgaaaacactacgtccagataaactccgtgtatatagcgtattatcttacaaaaaatacaaacaaatataaaataagtattttattttctaaatgtaatgcttccttttaggaggaaggtggaggagcagctccagcagagcaacaccagaggtgtgtggagaggaccgaacaccatcactggacggagcactgtgagcggagggggtccagagtctggagaccaggttctggctaacagattgaaccagttgtttaacaggtttgattcagtagcacttccctcccccatccaccagagctcgtcacacctctctgcaaccccccatagcaccggggacatgaaatgcacctcacctgtcccccttttccttttccttcaaccactctactgggtccaagtcgtctccacctgctacggcggctgagatcctttggggtgaacaggacgctcctaaggacattttatgacactgtggtggcgtctgctattttctgtgctgtggtctgctggagtggtggaatggcagcgagggacagggggaaactcaacaagctggtcaggagggtcagctctgtcctggactgtccgctgaagtccatcgagcaggttggggaggagaggatgttgtctaagctaacatccatcatggacaacacctcccaccccctgcatgagactgtacgagcactgagcagctccttcagcagtggacttttacacccacagtgtaggaaggagcgcgaccgcaggtcattcttaccagcagctgtcagactctacagggagtgcagaattattaggcaaatgagtattttgtccacatcatcctcttcatgcatgttgtcttactccaagctgtataggctcgaaagcctactaccaattaagcatattaggtgatgtgcacctctgtaatgagaaggggtgtggtctaatgacatcaacaccctatatcaggtgtgcataattattaggcaacttcctttcctttggcaaaatgggtcaaaagaaggacttgacaggctcagaaaagtcaaaaatagtgagatgtcttgcagagggatgcagcagtcttaaaattgcaaagcttctgaagcgtgatcatcgaacaatcaagtgTTTCATTCagaatagtcaacagggtcgcaagaagcgtgtggaaaaaccaaggcgcaaaataactgcccatgaactgagaaaagtcaagcgtgcagctgccaagatgccacttgccaccagtttggccatatttcagagctgcaacatcactggagtgcccaaaagcacaaggtgtgcaatactcagagacatggccaaggtaagaaaggctgaaagacgaccaccactgaacaagacacacaagctgaaacgtcaagactgggccaagaaatatctcaagactgatttttctaaggttttatggactgatgaaatgagagtgagtcttgatgggccagatgggcagagagctccagtccgactcagacgccagcaaggtggaggtggagtactggtttgggctggtatcgtcaaagatgagcttgtggggccttttcgggttgaggatggagtcaagctcaactcccagtcctactgccagtttctggaagacaccttcttcaagcagtggtacaggaagaagtctgcatccttcaagaaaaacatgattttcatgcaggacaatgctccatcacacgcgtccaagtactccacagcgtggctggcaagaaagggtataaaagaagaaaaactaatgacatggcctccttgttcacctgatctgaaccccattgagaacctgtggtccatcatcaaatgtgagatttacaaggagggaaaacagtacacctctctgaacagtgtctgggaggctgtggttgctgctgcacgcaatgttgatggtgaacagatcaaaacactgacagaatccatggatggcaggcttttgagtgtccttgcaaagaaaggtggctatattggtcgctgatttgtttttgttttgtttttgaatgtcagaaatgtatatttgtgaatgtggagatgttatattggtttcactggtaaaaataaatcattgaaatgggtatatatttgttttttgttaagttgcctaataattatgcacagtaatagtcacctgcacacacagatatccccctaaaatagctcaaactaaaaacaaactaaaaactacttccaaaaacattcagctttgatattaatgagttttttgggttcattgagaacatggttgttgttcaataataaaattattcctcaaaaatacaacttgcctaataattctgcactccctgtagataCATCCAGTCCAATGAATTTAATGCATGCTGTAAATATCCTTCACATTGTTGATATTGGTCTGGTTTAAAATGTTCAGAAATATCATCTTTAGTTGATCTAATTATTAAAAATGTTCcacataaatacacagctgcttcagtgtttgcaAATGacattagaatagaatagccttttatTGTCCTTGTACATGCAAAACAACATTATAGGTGTTGCATGCTGACTGTGCAAGAGTAAAATATAAACAGTAAGGCAGCAGGAATGAATACGGAGTAAAATGTGCAACATCTGTATGCTTTGTGTCATCCAGTTTTGAGGGATTGCGCGCACTGAAGTGACCTCCCAAAGTATTGCAAGTGTCCTGCATCGGCGTGTTTTCTCGTGTTCCAGCACTGTAATTTGGCTTCCtttcattaaaatcacaaaCAACCAATCTGAGATTCACTTCCTCTCGCCATTTCTTTACTACACAGAAGAGagacacccccaccccccaaactGCTCCTGCTCTTTAAAGTCACTAAGTAACTTTAATCACTTTGTTAACTGTCATTGACTTTGTCATCATGTGCTGGGGGCCAGCGTTACCTCCACAGGGTTGAATAACTGTAGTTGTTTCAAATCTGGAGGCACTTGAGTCAGTGAGGGACAGAAGGTCAGTGAACAAACTGTACATTTTGAGACTAAAGTCAAAATGTGGACATTAAAGCTGTTGTTTCAAGTCTAACAACTGGCACAGCTAATATACCCTCTAGTGTCGAGTGATACAACATacattctgttttctttgtgaggtTGTAATCATCAATATTGTTGCGTCTGTCCTTTGCCcagttatttaattttgtaGTGATAAGAATTTAAAGTCCTTTACTGAGGTGCTCTGTTGGGTCTGTTCAGATGTGTATTCAGGAAGGATTTTTCAACATCTTGTTCACATTATGATCAATTCAGAccaatttaaagttttttatATAACCTAAAAACAGTCTATTCCTATGATTAGAACCCAAAACAGTTTCAACATTTTACCAAGAGTGAAGAGTTCAGCTGTTGAGCGGCTCATCCCACCATCGCGGATCCCCACTCTGCCTAAACACACCGGTCCTACCCCATCAGGCTGGATGCCTGCTGCAGGATCTGCCCGACTTCGCCTCTGCCCTACATGATCTGCAGCTCCCGCGTGCACGACATCCTGATTTACACTGATGTAACCAATAGCAACCGGAAATTAACGCTGATATGGAAAGGGGAGGGTGGCATTTGGGCTCTAGAGAAGGACGTGAAGCAGTACCTGATGGAGGTGATGGGGAAAGAGCCGcctacacaggtcaatgacaTCACCACGAccatgaaggtcaaaggtcacttcGATATGAGCTGAAGGACTGGCTGGTCAGCAAAGGTTTCTGACTGAAAGAGCTTCCAGTGCTGGCATCGACCTGCTGAAGGGACAGAGCCGTGGAGGAGGAGGCCTGTCAGCAGGAGCACACTTCAAAGCCTGCTTCAGTCCTTATGCAAGCATGACTGCTGACCTGGGCCAAGTTAACCAACTCTTTGACAGCAGTAAGATGTGATGTGACCACTGAGTGTAAAATGATGCAGGTCAGTTTAAGTAATCATCATTAAACGTAGAAGCATAGCCACTGCCTGTTTAATGTCATCCATGATTTCTCAGAAAAAATAGGTAAAAAATCTCCACTCACCGTTTGTAGATTCTTCAGACTGAGTTGCAATTTGAGTATCCACAttattatttacattatacacatTAGGACATTCATTACTACAACAGTGTGCAACAACATTAAAATGACCTGCTTTATGTCATGTAGGTCCTTTAACACTGACACTTTTCTGTGGAGGTCAATGTGTAGAAATGCTACAGGtgggctgtttgtttgtttgttctttagtCAGTGTGGCCGACAAGATGACGTCAGACGTCTGTGATATGAGTGTGACAAACGCTTTCAGCCTTAAAGGGTCCAAAAACATTTATTACTGGTGAAATTCACAAATCTCTACATTCACACTGAGTGCAGCACggaacaataaaaacatttccaaaTAAAACCACAGCAGGTTGTGATGGAAATACACATGATATAAAAAATTACACAAGATGAAGcagatttcttaaaaaaaaaaaaaagataatttaaaCAAGTACTTTAAGCACTTTGGCAGAATTGGCTTTTACATGTGCTATATTTCATAATGTTTAATAAGCTTCATACAGTTAAGCACAATCACTGCATGACAGAAACACAAGCTTAATCTCTCTTAATAATAACAGTGTACAgcttattaaataaaaacaaacaggttacaatgcttttatttttattttagtagaGACTCAAAACTTAGAACAGAAAGCTGCTGGGGTTTGAAAAAGAACtgaacaaatattttaaatatacttTAATCGTTTCTGGAGCAGCCTTTGGGATCTCCAAGTATTAACGTGCTGTTTCTGCTCCTGGTGAAAATAGTTCCTTctgaattaaaatattttaatgttaaatgtaattCAGAGTCAGCTGTTTACATTAGAAGAGAACATTTTTCATCAGGAGATACGACAGGTGAAATATTCAGTTTAAAATCTACTGACAGCTCTCCAAGTAagactttaaaattaaataaaacagtctGGTTATGAAGCtgaactttaatctcagccaaactgatttgctcaggaacaaataaacaccaaaataAACCCAACATTAAGATTAGAATAAGAATAAAATTGTAAGAAGTCATCAGTTGATGCAGTTTAAGGACACTTGTTCTTCTGTGCAGTCTCACCTGGAGCTCACGTTTCTAGTTCATGCCATCATGACCAAAGATTCTTCAATTAATAGTTTAAAGATGTCCATGAATGCACTGCTAACTGCTCTTCAACCTTATAAAAATCAACATGCATTTTGAATATGAAACACTTTTACAAAACCAAAAGCTTCACTGTGCTTAGTGATTTATCTGTCTAAAAAAAACAGGTTCAGTTTGTAACTGAGAGAGCGGCTCGGTGGCGCTGAATTATATTTCCAATAGAAACACAATTTCATATGTTGTAGTAACAACACactgccacaagatggcagcctaGGCCTACTTTACCATGCTGTtccagtaaaaaagaaaaagtgacagAGCCTTGAAAGAGTGACAGAGACACTTTTTATGAACTCATCTGTAATGTGTCACCTTTTCTGTAGAATGAAGAAGTGCTTCCCTTCTTTTAAAGTAAATACAGGCTTACAAAGATcctctaaacatgtttctgaaataatccTAAACACAATCATGAAATCAAAAATGCAagaaactatttatttaatcactCTTCTTAACTTAATTCCTTAACTTAGTAAAAAGATAAACAAGGACTTTTCTGCTGTCTCACCTGTCAGTTTTCATGCTGTTGCAAGAACAGGTGGAGGTGCAGGTGGAATTTTGACTTCACTGTGGTTTgtatgtgcaggcaggagtgtgaCATCTCACAACAGCAGAGGATTGTGGAGCACGGTGACTCCTGCTGCGATGCCCCTGTCTGAGTGTCCTGAGCTCTTGGTCCTCAGCAGATGGCCCACACACTCATTTATCACCATGTCTTTACCCTGCctgtaagaaaacaaagaaaaggctaacattacAAACAGCCAGCAACCAATCCCTTTTATTCCACCGCCCAAAAACCAGTGACAAACACTAGCTAATATTAACTTGGAATCAAAGTCCACTAATCCCCAGGCTCCCAGCATAACATACAGTCCAACACAAACTCCACAAACTGTCTTGCTTCAGCTGACTTTCCTTCACCTTCTCTCCAGAAAATCTGTTGTGCTCTTTTCAGCACGAAGCCACACTCCTGCTCACTGATCGTCACCTCTGTTTAACCTGGTCTCAGCAACTTTGTCCCATAGCTTGCACATCCTTTCCACCTCCATCTTTCTTCTCAGCAACCTGATACATACCTTTTCTCCTTCCTTGGAGAAAAGGAATACTTGAAGAGAAAGAACAGCTAAATACTATCATAGTGGAGGTGTAAAATTACTGCTAAAATAGCTCATATGAACCCTGATACTGAACTATGTATTTATCAAAACAAATGATCTGATATTACAAAGAAAACTAATGATTGCTTTTTACAGTATTAGCCCAGAGTGATGTAAGGCAGGGTGGTTAGTCAGCCATAACTTGCTGACAACTTGTATCTGGTAGCTTTTTCACATCCTAATCAATGTTGTTGTCAAGTGTGTCTCATATACACTATTATCTCAGTCACAGTACAGCATGCATGAATCACAGTAGATACACAGTAATGCAAAACAGCAGGCAGTCATGTATGTGTCGTCACTGTTTTGACTGAGGCTAGCTCATACATTGAATGCAAGCAAatcctgcatgtgtgtgcagaTCCATGCACTGCTTAAGCTTCCCTAGTTTAACAAATGGTGAGCAATAAACAGAAGCTTCAGCATTTGCTGCATTGTCAACATTTTGAAAGATGCGTCTGTCCCCCCGCTGTACCTCCTCCTTCTCGCTGAGGCTTCAAGACAAACCGTTCTGCTGCTGCCAAGGCCATTGATACTGTTTTGTCCCTCTCTGCACCCTGTAGACGAACGCAACCACAGAGAAACAAATCAGAGGAATAAATGTGAATGACATTGCTTACACTGAACAGCAACACCCAGGTGAGGATTATCTAATGCCAAATTTTCCAAACAATGAAAAAATCGTGTCCTTTTTCTCACCATGTCTGGAGTGTAGAGGTCAGCCAATGTCGCTCGGATCTGCTGCACAGCTTGAGGCTGGTCCGGGAAGAACCTCTCCAGGACTCCAGGTCTGGCGAGCACTTGCTGAACCTTCTTGGTACCAGCCAGGTGAGCGCTGATATCTGGACCCTTCACAGCTCGAGAGCGCTCCATCAGAAGACGAGCATCCCAGCTCTGCAATTGAAAACAGACAATGAATTCTCTGCTTGTCTTTTTATCATTAGATGTATTTCAGTATTAAAAAGTTCAGTTTATTGGGACACTTTGTGCAAGAAAAATTTTCCCCCCATAAAATAGCCTCTACCATTTCACTAACTTTTGGAATCTTATTTCACTGCTGCTAATAACGTTTTACACTCTGTCACAGGTTTTTTAGCTTCGTTCGTACAAACTTTCTCGTGGTTGAGATTCTTGACCAAACAGCCAGCACACCGACCAGCAGAGCGTGACAATAGTTGGTTTATATTACGCTGAGATttgacagacagagacagaagaaTGAAGGAGAACAACACAGAGTCACGCTATCAAGGAGAACCTGGATGGTAGATTCAGCAGTTTGGCTTGAAACTTGCAAACTGTTTTAACTTGTTATGTCCGATTAACTTTTCCTTCCAGGGTGCTCGCCAGTTTTCTTTCacttgtttcctgttcctgccaGCAGAATGCACACACAGCTGCAGTAACTACACACAAATGCAGACACTTGGCTGTCTTCAGCAACAAAAACGCCATCAAAAAAGTCACATTATCAGAGCAACATCAGAGAAACAATAAAGTCTAACCATGGAAggttttttataaatatatgcaTAAAAACACGAAAACAAATAACATCAACAATGAGCACCTTTCGTTTTGCTGAAAGTGATATAGCTTTCTGTTCCCATCAACTGAAACCGCCAACATTTCAGGTGTGCATGCTGGGCAGCTGAAGCtgacatcacagcacagctgctcttcctcatcaagaaagctgtgctgcagtgcaaTCAACTATTACATTTAGGCAAAGATTACTTTTCATCCCTAAATGATTGATGGTCAGAAACTCTGACCTTGTCTCTACAGacagcagagagctgctgcCTTTCTGTGGGTAGGAGTTCATTTTTACCCATCACCCCAGTTAAATTTCACTGGGGTCTGTCTCATTTATATGCCAGAACCAAGACTTTGAAGCACTTTTCTTTGATCACTTGTAGCTCAATGGAGACACACATTTATGATCAGGTCCCCCAGTTTGAGACACATTTGCACAAGCACACAGATGACCAATATCTCACAGTGGTTTAACACAGTTCTGTCTGGGCTAAAGTACAGACATCGAACGCTATGACAGACGGAGGCAACTGTGACCCTTGCAATTTTAGAAGAAGTCTGCTTGAAAGTAATCATGGACAAAATtcatgtttcaaattattctaaaaatgcacttcagcaagTTTTTTTATAATGTCTACTAAAGATGTTTTCAAAGGCTTTCC from Oreochromis niloticus isolate F11D_XX linkage group LG10, O_niloticus_UMD_NMBU, whole genome shotgun sequence includes the following:
- the LOC109203787 gene encoding glutathione synthetase; this translates as MERSRAVKGPDISAHLAGTKKVQQVLARPGVLERFFPDQPQAVQQIRATLADLYTPDMGAERDKTVSMALAAAERFVLKPQREGGVFLFSKEGEKVCIRLLRRKMEVERMCKLWDKVAETRLNRGDDQ